Genomic segment of Coffea arabica cultivar ET-39 chromosome 1e, Coffea Arabica ET-39 HiFi, whole genome shotgun sequence:
AACAGACTCTGCGCATTTCTATGTCTTGCTTCTATTATGTTCATATGTCAATTATATCTATTTCTGTTATCTGCATCTTGTTAGCTAACTATcgaaattttttgtttgttataGAGATCAAGTAATGGAGTACATTAAGTGGGCTAAACCAATAATTAGAAAGCTACTTGAGCTGCTTCTAAAGGGACTTAATGTCAAGAAAATTGATGAAACAATAGAATCTCAACTCATGGGTTCCCTCTATGTCAACCTGGTTTACTATCCCATTTGTCCAAACCCTGAGCTTGCTTCTGGAGCTGGTCGTCATTCTGATATCTCCGCCATCACTATCCTCCTTCAAGATGATGTTGGTGGCCTTTTCGTGCAAGGAACAAAAGCTGATCAGTGGATCCATGTAACACCAGTTAAAGGGGCACTGGTCATCAACATAGGAGATATACTACAAATTGTGAGCAATGATCGTTATAAGAGCGTTGAACATCAAGTCACTGTTAATGGAAGGAGAAACAGGGTTTCAGTGCCTATATTTGTTGACCCTGCAGCTGACACAGTTGTTGGTCCATTTCCAGAAGCCCTGGAGAGTGGAGAGAAACCAATTTATAAGCATTTTGTCTACTCAGATTACTTCAACTACTTCTTCAGTAAAGGGCTTGGCAGAAAGCAGACAATTGAACTTGCTAAAAAATAATGTTCAGCCAATAAATGTAAGGTAGTCTCAACTGAAATAGCACAAAATAGTGTGTTAAGCGAGGATCCTACCCTTGTTCTTTATGTCTCTTGATCTGATACGTTGTTTGCCTTTATCCAAACATTTCTGTAGGGTTAAATCCCAGTTTTAGCTcttaaacttcaattttggatatttaatcttcTAAAGTATAAAATTCGTCCCACTTTAGACCTACTTGAGAATTTGGAATTCTTCAGTTTGTTTTTATATTAACAACGATATTTTATATATTGCTAGATATAAGAACTCAGAATATTGGAGATTCTAATGAGGATTTTGAACTATATTGGAGATCAACTTGAAATAACTAAGTGGAAGTTGTTTGTGAAATTATATTGGAGTTTAGACCGATAAATTTTTTGTAGGAAGCTTTATGTAAGATCTTTGATcaccatttgtttttcttttcaattcgttccaaaattttcaagtcaGCAACAGTATCTTTCCTAGATAATATTACTAATTAATTTGGCATGCTATAATTGTCAACTTACTTTTGAATTGGGTGAAGCTGAAACATTCTGCAGCAGCAAATGAAGGTTCTTAGTAtagcttgaaatttgaaatcattttctagAAGTATAACCAAGAATTCTTGTATTATTCTAACTTTCAGGGAATAGAAGCTATCTTGTCTTTGATAATTCGTAGTTATCTTCGCAATTTTCATTCTCATCACAATTTTTAGCTTAGGTGCTGACTTTTTATTTACTCTGCAGAGGGAAACTGAAACTGAAGATATGTTAGAGGGAGTGTCACAAGCCTTCATTCTTCATACTCTACCATTATGTGCGGCACATTTTTGCTTTACACCAGACATCACCTATCCATCAACCAAAGCTATCCAATCAAAGATCTAGTGGGAGAATAGCGTTTTGAAATAACTAAATAGTCTAAGGGGTGAGTTGATACTCAAAACTCAAAAGAACTGAGGTATATTCATGTTACCCTTTGGGAATCAAGCCAAACGAATGTCAAAGATACCAAAGTCAACATGGGATTGAGTGAGGGAGCTGTAGAAGCATTGAAATATTTTTCTCCTGGTACGTAGCACAAGCTGGCCAAAAACCAACACGAGGATGTTGTTTGGTCAGCTTACTCAAAATATTTGCTAAGTATTGAAGTTCATCCCGTCACATCTTTGTAATATTAGCATAGTGGCTATATACTTGTTAATTTGAGGCTGAGTAAAAGTTTAGTACACATCTTTTATTATGTATCATATCCTAATAGATATCAACAATGACGGAGCCAAGGGGGGACagaggggggccatggccccccctaagttttgagaattttaattcataatatgtaaatatgtgtgtaaaataaaattggccccccctaaattttttcaattttagtttatattatgagagttgatatatatatatatatatatatatatatatatatatgaattagtcatctttgaatggaatttcaattttggcccccaaaaaaaaaaaatcctggctACGTCACTGGATATCAACTTCATTTTTACTAATCACTGTACAAGACAGGTCATAATTTGTTCCAGATATGTCATGGTATATCTTTTTGGTACAGACATTTACTTCGAACTATGTAGTCAAAAATTAGAGATACACCAAAATTTCTATTCTCAAAGTATAtaaaagttgagatttcaagGTTTGAATCATTTATGGTCAACCTCTAAAAGACTTGATGTAGCAGCCCAAAAGGCATAGGTCTTTGGAAAATTCTATGGTTCCTTTAAAGAATCATTTTCTCAATGTCTATCACCTAATAATAATAGTCGTTATACATTTTAAATGATTGAAATTGTTATAATCTAAAGGTTAAAATACTTATTTCACCATTTAATGATAAATCTAACACAAAGATTTGGTACTTAAGAATGACTGTAGAATTCCTGTTATCTCTTTTACTTTCAAAAGATGTGAATCATGAATTTTACGTCCATCTTTAACACTAACAGTTAGAGTTTAAAATAAAAGACGATTTTCAGTCATTGCTCAAATTAGCATAGTTTTAATAGCCACTAGAGTAACCATCAGCCTTAGGCTGATGGCCACCACCAAGCCTTTAAGGctttggtggggtgggaggcaagggttcgaaccttgcctcccaccaattTGCCACAGTTGTGGTTCTTCAAAAAATCCAGATGGGTGCGTGGTGCACCCATGCACCCATCTGGTCTGGTGGTGGTTCTGTCCCCATCGGTCCCCCCATAGGCCCAGTTGGGTCTCCCCTCTAGTTAGGTTAGAATAGAGCAGAAATAGGAGTAGGGTTgacgattgacaaaaaaaaaaaaaaaaaaaaaaatagccacTAGAGTAGTAAAGACAACAGCCTCTCAAGTCTGAAGTACTAAAACATAGAGAGATTTGAAGAAACATATAT
This window contains:
- the LOC113694529 gene encoding bi-functional coumaroyl CoA and feruloyl CoA ortho-hydroxylase F6H2-2-1-like, which gives rise to MSAASVEFELTDLIDFAVNQGNGVKGLSNLGIKTIPQKYILPPEDRLNQNQIAQDESIAVIDVSNWDDPKIAASICEAAAKRGCFQIINHGIPLEVLENVKEAGHKFFELPDEERRKYLKENSPTPTVQLKTSFSPLAEKVLEWKDYLTHLYIPDDESSKLWPSVSKDQVMEYIKWAKPIIRKLLELLLKGLNVKKIDETIESQLMGSLYVNLVYYPICPNPELASGAGRHSDISAITILLQDDVGGLFVQGTKADQWIHVTPVKGALVINIGDILQIVSNDRYKSVEHQVTVNGRRNRVSVPIFVDPAADTVVGPFPEALESGEKPIYKHFVYSDYFNYFFSKGLGRKQTIELAKK